CAACTCCAGGCAGCGCTTCAGAAAATCCAGGTTTTCTTGCCGTTTACTTGCCTTGGGCGCTATCAGGTTGCGATATCCCGCTAACCCAACCACCGTGATGCCATTCTCCTCTAGTTGAGCTCGCAGGCTGGGGACCGCCGAAGGGTGGTTCAGAGCCTCCAGCAACAATTCGCCACTGAGCTGTACAGCGCTCAAGCCCAGCTCTCGGAAGCGTTCGATGAGGCGTTGCCACTCACCGCGTTGAAACTCCCTCGAGAAGGCACCTAGCCGCGGCCAGGGCTCCGGCTTCAGGAGCTCTGGGAAGCAAAACCGGGTAAAGCTAATATCGCGGGTGATCAGCTCGGCTGGGCCGGCGGGCGTCTCCATCACGATCCAGCCGTCAAAACCGATCTCGTGGAGCGCGCGGGCGCTCTCGGCGTAGTCCACGAGCCCCAGGCCTGGAGGACAGTCGCCAGGGCCGACGCGGGCATCCTTCATATGCACCTGCTGGATCAAATCGCCCAGAGCCCGAATCTCAGTCGCCGTATCCATGCCGCGCCAGACCACGTTCGCTAGGTCGAAGTAACACCCGAAGGCATTGGAGCTGACTTCGGCGGCCATGCGGCGGATGTCACTGGCGGGGAGTGTGCCTTCGTAGCACAGCCGAACGCCCACCTCTGCCGCCACCGGGCACAGCTGGCGAAAACCTTGAACGGCCCGCTCGAAATCGGCTTCTGTCACGATCTCGCCTTGGAAGAAGAAGGGCACCAGGATCACCTTGGCCCCCAACTCGGCCGCCCACCGGATCGCCTGACGGATGTCCTCCGCGGCCGCCTCAGCGACCGTTGGATCGGCGCTAGCCAACCCGCCGTGGTTGTGCTCCCCTAGCATCAGCGAAGGGACGGCCAACCCGCTTGCCTGGCAAGCTTGCTGGAGCCGCTTCAGCCGTTCCTGCCCCGGCGCCCGCAGCTGGTCGCGGGTCAGCATGACTTCGACACCCTCGAATCCTAACCGCTGAGCTTGTTGAAACGTGGCCATCTCATCAGCGCCCCTGACCAGGTATTCTACGGCTCCTAGTCGCATCACTGCACCTCCTCCAGGGCCACTGGTGCCCCATCCCGATCGGCGGAAAGACAGGCAGCCAGTGTGATCTGCAAAGAAAGGAGATTGTGGTAAGCTGAGTTGTATGGCTCTCGTCCCTCGGCGATGGCACAGAGTAGCTCGCCCATAGTGCCAGCGAAGCCGTCGGGGAACCATTGCCCCTCTAGCTGATAGCGACAGGTCACGCCTTTCGTCTCCAGTTCCACAAACTCCTCGCCTAAGACGCTGCCACGGATGGTTCCCTCGGCGCCGTGGATCCAGAAAGGATGACCACGCCGGTAGGTTTCTGAACACCCTATGCCGCGAATCATGGCGCTGGTTCCATCGGCATAGGCGATCTCTACCCACATGCCCCACGGGGTTTTCCCTGTGGCCGGCTGGTTAGGCGTCCGGTAATCGCGCGCCCGCACAGTGGCGACCACCTTACCCTCTGTCCAACAACGCGTGATGTCTATCCAATGTATCGAATAGTCGTAGATGGCAAAGTGCCGCAGTTCATCGAAGTGAGTGCCTGGAATCCAGTTAAACTTCATGTCATATAGATGGGTGACCGCCAGCACGTCGCCTATGATGCCCTGTTGAATCAGGAGGGTGGCAATGCGCCAGGGCGGAGCCCAGCGCCCATTCTGGTTGACTGCGATCTTTAGCCCTCGCCGCTCTGCCTTCTCCACGACCTCTCTGGCCTCGCGGACGGTGAGTGCTAGGGGCTTCTGAGCCAGGATGTGTTTGCCTGCCTCGATAGCCTGGTGCATGAGTGGCACGCGCTGATCCGGATGAGTGGCGATGTCTACCACCTCGATGTCGGGATGGGACAACAGCTCCTCTAGGCTGCGAAAGACGTGCTGGACGCCGAATTCCTCCTGAACGCCGCGCGTGGCCTCAGGCACGATGTCGTAGACGCCGACGACATTTAGGCCGTACTGCTTGTACGCCTTGAGATGAGCGCTTTTGACGATATTGCCGCAGCCGATGATCCCGATGCCCGGACGGTAACCGACAGGTAAACGTGGCTTGTAATCGAGCTGGGTAGGTACAACAGATACTTGCATGAAATCGCTCCAGCAGAGAAGTTTTCCGCGTGATCTCAAGGGGGAGTTTGAGCGGAGAACGCTTCAACCACTGCGGCGGCGTTCTCTGTAGGTGTCTCTGGCTGAAGCGCCTTGGCCGGGCTTAGGATATAGCCGCCGCCGCGTCCCATTTCGCGGCAAAGTCGGGCTACTTCCGCCCGGATGCTATCTGGCGTGCCAAAGGGGATTATAGACTGCGATCCTAGCCCTCCCCAAAAGGTAATATGAGCCCCATATCGTCGCTTGAGTTCGTACGGGTTCATCCCCACGGCTTCTGGTTGAACGCTCTCCAGGACGTCTAGCCCGATCTCGATCACATCTGGCATGATGTCAACGATGCTGCCACAACAGTGGCTAAGGGTGTACCGGCCCGCAGCATGGACGCGCTCGTATAAACGGGCAAGACGCGGCTTCAGAAATCGTCGCCAGCGATCTGGGCCGAGCAGAACCCCTTGCTGATAGCCCCAGTCATCGCTAAACATGATCCCGTCTACCGGCAGTTCCAGCAGCCGTTCGATAATGGCCAACTGGTGCTCAGCCACCCGCTCGACGAGTTCATCGTAAAAGGCGGGATCGGCGGCGGCGTCCATGAGCGCTTCATCGAAGCCGCGCAACGCCCAGGTGCGTTCGAATAACCCGAAGCCAAAGCCGGCCACTAGGAAATAGTTGTGATGTCTCTCGATAAAACGCAAGGCCTCTTCCTTCCAGGCCGGTGTAAAAAGGTTGTCCAAATCAGGAAAGGTAAAGCCTTCCAATGAAGGACGCTTCAGCGCGGGCTCGACCAGATGAAATGGACGATGGTCAACGCGCCAAGTAGTGCCGAACGGGTCCGTGTAATAAATGTCGGCTTGCTCATCCACAACCAGGTTAGGGACGGGCACGTGTCGGATTGCGTTGTCAATTCGATCGCGCCAAGCTCGGGTACCATACCAGGCGTCCAGTCGCTCGGCGACATCACCTTCAAATTCGAGGGTATACGGGATGAAATCAGTTTCCTGGTGGTGGATTTGGGCAATCACGCGCTCTTTAGGGGTCATAGTCATCGCCATGCTCCTGGCCTGCAACGCTGGTAATTGGCAAATGTGACGCGCTAAAAACCATAGCAGACGAGACAAACTGAGCCATTGCGCATGGCTCGGCGCATCGTCAATGTTTTCGTTGTTTCGCCATTCTGTCCTTCTCCGACGGATAAGTAATCTATTGGATTTTATCACCGCTGACCATTATCGCAAAAACAGGGAAGGGACGGCATCGCCCTGTCCCTTCCCTGTTTGCGGAATGGCTATATAAGTAGAACCGAGATCACCTCTTGATCAGCGGCAGGTAAAGGCGATGGCCCACGAACACGGAAAGCGTAGCCTGGGTGGTGTTACCATCCTGGTCGGTAGCGGATAGGGTGATGGTATGCGGCCCAGGATCCAGCGTTACAAGCAGGCGACGCCCTGTCCCCAGCCCGTTCGTCCCCTCCGTCCATACCAACCGGTCGTCGGGAAGCAGGCCATCCTCCTGATCCACGGCCTCTCCTATCAGCGGCACCGGAGCGCCTGGCGCGATCAGCGGCGGCGCGGAGGCGGTCACTACGGGAGCATGATCTCCAACGATAAAGGTGCCATCAGAGTCATCCTGGGCCGTGTTAACGCCATCAGAGACGATGACGCGGATACGAGCGGCCGCCCCGCCGGGGATCAGGTTCAGGTCCAGGTCGTAACTGTTGCCTTGGATGTTCGAGACGATGGGATACCAGTTCTGGCCGTCGTCCGGGCTATAAAGCAATGTGAAATACAGCGCGTCGCCATCCAGGTCCGAGGCAGACCAAGCAATACGTAGGGTCTCCATAGGCTGGTAGACTTCCTCCATCCGCGTCGCCTTGGAGACGCTGAAGCTCTGGCCGCCTTGGGGCGAGGTCACCATCACTGTAGGCGGATTCGGAGAGAAAGAGATGTTATCCAACTCCCTACCCTGATAGAATAGGACAATCTTTTTGGCCCCCCGTCTGTAAGGGAGCAGGAAATTAAAATACACGGTCTCCACAGGTTCTTCAGGATCGTCGAGGAACTCTACTGGAAAGGGGAAACTATCCAGCAACTTCCCCCCAGCGTCCAGGATTCGCAGTTCACCGTTTCCCTCCCCGTAGCGCATAGAGGGAATCCCAGGCTGTACAAAGGCGGGGTTGAGCGAACCGGTGCTATCCCTGTGGATTTCGCCGGAGATGTAATACACGACTTGGACCTGGTTGACCGATTCCAGCATGGCCGCGCTCGCCGACGCGGCGAAGGTGCCGTACAGATTCGTCCAGCGGTAAGGCGATATCCACTTGGTGGGCAAGAAGCCAGACTGGCAGTAGGACATGAAATCGGGCACATTGCTGGGCACCACGCTTTTCTGCGCGGACGTGCTCACCCACGGCTGGCGCGTGTCAAACCCTACCTCCTGGATGTCATCATTGCTGTAAGGCCAGGCAGAGTCAGGACCTCCTGCGCCACATCCGCCTGGCACGTGCCGTCCCCAGGTTCCAGTGGCGGAGCGATCCAGGTTGTGATTGATCTCGTGCGCCATCGTGCCCTCAAGAGAAGTGCCCCGAAAGCCGCGCGCTACCCGTCCAGCGGCCCCAACCCACACCGGATCAGATAGGCCACCGCCGCTAGGAGTGAAGCCGTAAATCTGATCCGGTAATGGGTAAGGCTCCCTACCGGTAAAGAGCACACTTAAGGCCCATGCCAGCACGACAGCGTTGTAGTATTCGTTCAGTTCGGCGATGGCATTGCCTATGGTCGTGGGCCCGATGACCGTCCAGGGCTTGAACACCCAATTGACGCCCGGCACAGGGTATACGGTCTCCAGGTAACTGCGCTGGCTATCCATCTCGCTGGTGCTGATCAAGGTAGGTGACGCATTGGTGCCGGTGTTGATCGGGATATACCAATAGGTGGGCCTTTTGCGTGCGTTAAAGGTGATCCCGATATCAGCGGTATTGATCTCGCCGCCCAGCAGAGTGCGCGCTTTGCCCTTAAAGGTCACTGTGCCCTGATCCCAGGAAGAGGGCAGGGCGAAGTTGGCCGTGTGGCTGAGCTGAGCACGGTCGATGCTCGTCGGCGCCTGATAAAGCGTGGCTAAAGGTGATCCAGGCAAGTCTACGCCTCCAACGCTGCCGTACAGATACGCGATCACCGGCTGAGAAGCAGCGACCCCGTTAACATCTACGTACATGCGGGCCACAGTAGCCTTGTCCTGTACCAACGGCAGGGTATTCCCGCGGGTTTGAATGGCCTGGGTGAACTCGATGGGGTTGGCGTCGAACACGATGGTGGCCGATGGGCTTGGAGAGGGCAAAGTCACGTTGCTTAGATTGACTTGGATCAGGTTCGAAAAGTTGCTAGAGAAGTTAGCCGGCACATCGTTGGTGAAGCTAGGCGTGCCTGAGGCGGCCCGAAAGCCCATGCGGATGGTATCACCAGGTTGGGCGCCGATCTCCGCCAGGTCAAAGCCGAATTCCCACACTCGGTGGCTGGCGCAACTGACGGAGAAGGGGGAGAAAGTGAACTGCAAAGTGCCGTCTCCAAAGAAGCAGTCGAACCCTTTGGCTCTGCTGGAGCGTGTACTCGGCTGCAAGCCAGTCCATTGGCTAGGACCTAGATAGTACTGGTAGCGCATGTTGCCAGTGGTCGGATGGATGCCATAGTTCAGGTCCTGGTTAGCATCAATGACTCCGTCCTCGTCAACATCAAAGGTGATCCAGAAGTAGTCACCAGCCCCATCAGCAGTATCGCCGAGCACATCGAGCAAGATGTAGAGGCGAATGCCATCGTTGGCGGCGACCAGGAAGCCATTGGCAAACTCCACTTTGCTGCTGAGATTCCACTCCCCCACCCCCACCACGCCATCAATCTGAGGCGGTGACGAGGCTAACGGTGAGAGAATGGTGGTAGTCGGGCCAGTAGCCGACGTTTGAGCTGAAGCATATGCCAGCACTGGCCATGCTATCCCCAACAGTAAAGATAAAAGCAAAGGAACAGAGAAAACGCAGCGACTTCGCATGGGCATCCCTCCTTTAACTCTGGAACCAACGGACAAAGCCACTATAAAAGACACGAGGGGACAAGACCTGAAAAGCATAACGAACCTCCTCGGCCCTTCCTGGCCTTGAGCGCTTGTACCGGGACTCTGAGGCAGGATCTCTTGAGGGGAGACATTATGGAAGAGAGATCCGGGGGGAACAGAGCAGCCGATAAAAGCAGAGTATAGTGAGAAAACCAGAAGCTACTGTTTTATATATAGTAAACGACGAATTGTCAAATCAACTTATCGGCGCCGGTATGCACGCGCGATTTGTAGCGAGTTCCCAGGGCGACGCCATTCACTGCGGAGGAGACGCGAGGACACATTTTACGCGATAGCCTCTTTCTGGCTCGGCCATGCGTGCTCTCCCGCCTGGCAATCCTTCCCTTACTTGACGAAGCCTCTCCTTTCATGGCATACTGCCACTAGCGGCATCTTTAAGCCCGCAGTGGGGATCTTGAGGAGCCAACTGTAGACGTGTACGAGCTCGAGATCCAGGTTCGCCCGGCTGCCGCGCGCGATATGGAACGGGTCTTGGCGTTACTCGATCAGACCCGTCGCCGCTACATCGGATTTGGCCGGGAGGACCTGCCGGGTCTGTTGACGCATCCAACCCACGCGTTCGTCATCGCTGAGGCAGGCGTGAGCCTATGGGGAATCGCCTGCGCCACCGTGCGAGCGCGGCCGGCCGCCTCCGGAGAGCCGCGCGAGGTCGTATGGGGTTATTTGCGAGGATTGGCGCTTACCGATGGCTGGCGCGCAGAGGTGGGCGTGTGGACGCTGATGGAAGGGCTGCGCGTCGTTTTACATGATCGCCAGGTAGAATACCTAGCCTCCTACACCACACAGCCATGGCTAGAAGCGCCATTGACTAAGGCCGGGATGCACCTCGTTGACCACATCGTGATATACGAACGGATGTACGCCACAGTACCGGCTTCCTCGCCTCCAGTCAACGTCCACCTGCGTCCGGCTCAACCGAGCGATGTGGAGCTGTTGGTGGCTCTGGACACGGCCGCGTTTCCATCCCTCTGGCGTCAGGCAACCAGCGAGCTGATCGAGTTGTTGGTGACGAGTGGCCGTTTCACTGTAGCCGAACAGGGGAAAGCCCTAGTGGGATACGCCTGCAGCGATGTGCGACGCGGGCTGGGCCAGGTCTACCGCCTGGCTGTGAATCCTACCTCTCGGGGACAGGGGATCGGCAGCGCGCTTCTAGCCGACGCGCTGGCCTACTGCCAGGCGACTGGAGCCGGCGTGGTCACAGTAAGCACCCAGCAAAGCAACCACGCGTCGGATCGGCTCTATCGTCGGTTCGGCTTTCGGCGGATGTTTCAGCGTGTCCCAGTGATGGTAGGCAAAGTTACAGCCGATCATTGGTTGCCCCCCGATCCCTCTCTGATCTATCCTTGATCCTCCGCGTGGCCTATCTGGCCAATGGCATCATGCCTCAACCTTCGATCCAGGCTCTGGTCTTCGATTACGGTGGCGTGTTCAGCGTAGATCGCGTTTCCCAAGCGATCCTGGCCTGCTACGATCGTCTGCTAGGATGGCCCTCGGGCACGCTAATGCAACGGTTGCTGGCCGGGCCGGCATGGGAAGCGGCCTCGCGCGGGGAGATTAGCTTGGCAGTGTATTGGGAGAGGGTGGGGGCGGAGCTGGAATCTCGGCTGCCGCCTGGTTTCGCTCGCTTTCGCGAAGGCCCTTTCGCCGTCGAGCCGCTCAACCCGAAGATGGTGGATCTGGCGCGCCAGCTCAAGCGCCGATATCGTTTGGCGTTATGCAGCAACG
This genomic interval from Anaerolineae bacterium contains the following:
- a CDS encoding HAD family phosphatase, which gives rise to MILRVAYLANGIMPQPSIQALVFDYGGVFSVDRVSQAILACYDRLLGWPSGTLMQRLLAGPAWEAASRGEISLAVYWERVGAELESRLPPGFARFREGPFAVEPLNPKMVDLARQLKRRYRLALCSNALITLRAELEVEPALLGLFDVIVISAEVGLRKPDPRVFELTAELLHLPLAACLLIDDKPRNTLAAQAIGMPAITFTSPQQLLQELSQRGL
- a CDS encoding TIM barrel protein, which gives rise to MRLGAVEYLVRGADEMATFQQAQRLGFEGVEVMLTRDQLRAPGQERLKRLQQACQASGLAVPSLMLGEHNHGGLASADPTVAEAAAEDIRQAIRWAAELGAKVILVPFFFQGEIVTEADFERAVQGFRQLCPVAAEVGVRLCYEGTLPASDIRRMAAEVSSNAFGCYFDLANVVWRGMDTATEIRALGDLIQQVHMKDARVGPGDCPPGLGLVDYAESARALHEIGFDGWIVMETPAGPAELITRDISFTRFCFPELLKPEPWPRLGAFSREFQRGEWQRLIERFRELGLSAVQLSGELLLEALNHPSAVPSLRAQLEENGITVVGLAGYRNLIAPKASKRQENLDFLKRCLELAPLFGTGIVATETGTLHPEHDWLPVHENWSDQAWSLLCESLEELLPVAEKHGSILALEGYVNHVLCTHGRLIGLFERFPSPHLRLVLDPYNYLSRHLIPARERITAELLRRFEHRFVLAHLKDVSAEGAEVATPEFGQGVFPQQLYLDFLRTRRPDLPIILEHLPLAHIPAAIQRLRELVAMEERPQAKV
- a CDS encoding Gfo/Idh/MocA family oxidoreductase, producing MQVSVVPTQLDYKPRLPVGYRPGIGIIGCGNIVKSAHLKAYKQYGLNVVGVYDIVPEATRGVQEEFGVQHVFRSLEELLSHPDIEVVDIATHPDQRVPLMHQAIEAGKHILAQKPLALTVREAREVVEKAERRGLKIAVNQNGRWAPPWRIATLLIQQGIIGDVLAVTHLYDMKFNWIPGTHFDELRHFAIYDYSIHWIDITRCWTEGKVVATVRARDYRTPNQPATGKTPWGMWVEIAYADGTSAMIRGIGCSETYRRGHPFWIHGAEGTIRGSVLGEEFVELETKGVTCRYQLEGQWFPDGFAGTMGELLCAIAEGREPYNSAYHNLLSLQITLAACLSADRDGAPVALEEVQ
- a CDS encoding GNAT family N-acetyltransferase is translated as MYELEIQVRPAAARDMERVLALLDQTRRRYIGFGREDLPGLLTHPTHAFVIAEAGVSLWGIACATVRARPAASGEPREVVWGYLRGLALTDGWRAEVGVWTLMEGLRVVLHDRQVEYLASYTTQPWLEAPLTKAGMHLVDHIVIYERMYATVPASSPPVNVHLRPAQPSDVELLVALDTAAFPSLWRQATSELIELLVTSGRFTVAEQGKALVGYACSDVRRGLGQVYRLAVNPTSRGQGIGSALLADALAYCQATGAGVVTVSTQQSNHASDRLYRRFGFRRMFQRVPVMVGKVTADHWLPPDPSLIYP